The sequence below is a genomic window from Labilithrix sp..
GCCATGGACCGCGACCAGCTTCTCAAGCTTCTGCTCCCCCTCTGGGGCGTCGCCTTCGTCGCTGGCTTCATGATGGCGTGCCGCTGACCTAGCGGGACCTAGCGCGCGCCGCGACCCTTCCGCGTCGTCCGCGGCAGCGCGGTTTGGCTCGTCGCGACGAGGTCGAGGCCGTCGCGCTCGCCGGCGCGGAGGCGCGCGATCCCCGCCCACGCGATCATCGCCGCGTTGTCGGTGCAGCTCGCGAGCTCCGGCAGCACCGCGCGCATGCCGTGCTCCGCCGCGAGCGCCGCGACGCGCGCGCGGAGCTCGCTGTTCGCCGCGACCCCACCGCCGATGACGACCGTGCGCACGTCGGGGCTCTCGGGCCGCAGGCGCTCCGCGCGCGCGGCGGCGAGGAGCTTCTTCGCGAGCACGGACGTCACCGCGCTCTGGAACGACGCGCAGAGGTCCGCGAGCTCCTGCTCCGAGCGGGGCGGCTTCTCGCGCACGATCGCCGCGACCTGCGTCTTGATCCCGGAGAAGCTCATCTCGAGCGTCCGCGTGTGGCCCATCGGGAGCGAGAGCGGGACCGCGCTCGCGTTCCCCTTCTTCGCGAGGCGATCGATGACCGGCCCGCCCGGATAGCCGAGGCCGAGGAGCTTCGCGACCTTGTCGAAGGCCTCGCCCGCGGCGTCGTCGCGCGTCGCGCCGAGCTCGCGCACGTCCTTCGCGAGCGGCCCGTCGACGCGGTAGATCGCGGTGTGCCCGCCCGACGCGAGGAGCGCGACGAACGGGAACGCGGGCGGCTCCTCCGCGCTCGCGCCGGCGCCGTCGCTCTCGGCGCCCCGCCTCAAGAACACCGCGCCGAGGTGACCGACGAGGTGATCGACGCCGACGAGCGGGATGCCGGTCGCCCACGCGAGGCCCTTCGCCGCTTGCACGCCGACGAGGAGCGCGCCGACGAGGCCGGGGCGGTTCGTCACCGCGAGCCCGTCGATGCGATCGAGCCCGACGCCCGCCTTCGCGAGCGCGTCGTGGAGGACGGGGCCGAGGTTCTTCAGGTGATCGCGCGACGCGAGCTCGGGGATGACGCCGCCGTACGGCGCGTGGAGATCGACCTGGCTCTGCACGACGTCGGCGAGGACCCGGCCGGTCTCGTCGACGATCGCCACGCCGGTCTCGTCGCACGACGACTCGATCCCTAGAACGAGCACGGCCCGGGCTCTTCTTGCAGCTGGAAGACGGCGAACATCGGCGTCGCGACGCCGGGCGGCGACACACCCGCGTCCGTCTGCGGCGCGCCGCGGAGGAGCCGCGCCTCGATCTGCTTCGACTGCATGAGCGAGAGGATCACGAACACGTCCTGCGAGTCCTCGGGCTGGCCGCCGTCGAGCGGCGTGGGCGACGCGGCGTAGAGGAGGTTCTGGATGCGCCCGTCGCCGAACGTGAGCGTGGAGAGCGGATCGTGCCAGAGCTGCGGGATCGGCCGCAGCGGAGCGGCGCGGAAACGCCCGTCCGACGTCGTCACCGTGCCGGGCGTGTCCTGGAGGCGCTCGGTGTCGAGCGTGACGCACATGCGCGTGTCGTCGCCGATGCCCGCGCGGACGAGGTTGCCCGCGACGACGCGACCCTCGAAGCGGCCGTCGTGCGTCGAGAACTTCGAGACGTCGCGGCACGCGCCGAGGAGGAGCGCGCTCGCGGCGAGCGTCGCGACCACGATCGTGAGATCGGGCGCGAGACCAGGCGCGAGATCGGGCGCGCGGTCAGGTCTCGGCGTCTTCTTCATCGGCCGCGAGGGCGGCGGAGAGCGGCGCCTGGAGCTCGCGGAGGCCGGCGAACGGAGAGAACTCCTCCTCGTCGTCTTCCACGCCGATGCGCTCCTCGCGCACGATCTCTTCGCCGTTCTCCGGTTCGAAGAGCGACGCGAGCGACGCCCCGAGCGCGAGCGCCGCCTCGATGTCGCCGCGTTCGTAGAGCTCGCGCATCGCGCCGACGCGATCGTCCTTCGGTGACACGCCCGACTCCGAGGGCGCGTACGAGTCGGGCCGATCGCCGAAGCCGGACGCCGGCATCATCGTCGGACGATCGCTCTCGCGCGGCTCCTCGCCCGGCATGGACGGAGGCACGAGGGTGCGAGCCTCATGATCGACCTCGAGATCGAGATCGACGTAGCCGAACTTCGCGAGCGCCGCCATCGGGGGCCAGTTTCTTAGCAGACCTTCCGCCTGGGGCGAGCCCGATCCGCCCGGAATCTGCACCCGGAGACCCCGACGAGACGCTCCAGCTATGCCTTATTTATCCACATGTTCCGGCGTGGCGGACCGCATCAGCGGCTGCGGATGCGGGTGGCGGTCTCGCGGACGCGGGGCTCCGCGTCGTGGGTCGCCATCTGCGTGGCGAGGGCCGCGGCTTCGTTCTTGTCGTAGCTCGAGAGCGCGACGAGGGCAGCCTCGCGGACGAGCGCGTAGGGCTCCTTCGTCGCCGCCTCCTTCAGCGCCTTCGTCGCCTCCGCGCCGCCGAGGCGTCCGAGCGCCTGCGCGGCGAGGACGCGCATCGCCCAGCTCTCGTGCGAGCGCATGACCTTCGAGGCGGCGGCGACGGCGGCGGTGTCCGGCCGCCGCTCCGCACTCGTGCCGATCGACGAGAGCGCGACGCGTTGCACCGCGTCGCTCGAGTCCGTGACAGCGCGCGCGATGGCGGAGCTCGCGGCCTCCGACTTCGATCGCGCGAGGAGCACGATCGCCTTCATCCGCACGCTGGGGTCGGGGTGGCGGGAGAGCGCGACCACGCTCGGCTCGATCGCGGCGCTGATCGCCTTCACCTTCGCGCGCGCGGCGGCGAGGTCGGGCGTGTCCTCCGCGGCGAAGAGGAACGGCTCGAGCGTGCCCTCGCGCGTGCCCATCGCGTCGAGCACGGCGCGCGCGCGCTCGGTCGAGGTCGCGAGCGCGCCGGTCGCGGAGCGCTCGAGCGACTCCGAGAACGCGACGAGCGCGGCGGCGCGGTCCTTCGCGGGGAGGTTCTTGGGGACGAGCTGATCGAGCGTCGTCTCCGCCTCCACGTCGTCGTCGGGAGCGGGGACGCCGGCGGAGAGGCCGTCGCCCGCCGTCTTCGTCGCGACCATCACGAGCGCCGCGGTCGCGGCCTGGCGCAGCGAGTCGGACGAGCGCCGCGCCCGCGCGCTCTCTCCTTCGCCCGCGAACACGGCGTCCGTCATCGCGTGGAGGCTCGCCTTGCCGCCGAGCGCTTCGGCCTTGCCGGCGCGCGCGCTCATCCGCCCGATCGCGAGGAGCGCCATCTGGCGCGGGAGCGGATCGGAGTCCTCCGCGATCGTGACGAGGGACGTCACCTCGCTCGTCGCGTCCATCTCGCCGAGCGCGTAGGCCGCCGCCGCGCGCGCCGCTCCTCCGGCCTCGAGCGACTTCGCGGTCTGCGCGACGATCGGCACCGACGGCTTGTCCTTCAGCGCGCCGAGGCCGAGCACCGCGAACGCGCGCATGTCGGGGGAGCCCTTCTGCGCGACGCGCTTCAGGAGCGGGATCGCGCGCCGGTCGCCGAGGCGGGCGACGGCCCAGGACGCCGCGCGCGCGACCGTGTCCGACGCCATCGCGTCGCCGCCGCCCTCGCGCGGGAAGAGGAGGCCCTCGTATTTCGGGAGGAGGGCCGGGTCCTTGAGCGCGCCGCACGCGAGCATCGCGCGGGTGCGGAGCGGACCTTCGCCCTGGCCGGTCGCGAACGTGAAGAGCGCGGTCGACGCGTTCTTGTTCTGTACGTAGCCGAGGACGTCGATCGCGATGCGCTGCTGGCCCGCGTCGCCGTCGGCGAGCGCGTCGAGGAGCGGCTTCACCGCGCGGCCGCCGATGCGCGCGAGCGCCGCCTTCGCGTCCTCCGCGTCCTTGCCGCTGCCGTGCCGCACGCGCTGGACGAGCGCGAAGGTGAGGTTGCCGTAGATCTCGACGAGGAGCCGCCGGTAGATCTTCTTCTGCGGGTTGCCGATCGCGAGCGGCAAGAGCTCCTGCTCGAGCGACTCGAGCGTGCCCTTGCCGAGGTTGATCTGCATCGAGAGCCGCGCCGCGCGCGAGACCAGCTCCTCGTCGGGCGCGCCGCGGAGGACGCGGCGAAAGAGGCGATCCGCTTCATCCGTCTGACCCTTGGAAAGCAGCAGATCGGCCAATTCAAGGTATACCGGGAAGAGGCGGTCGTTCTTCGCGATCGCGGCGCGGAACTCGAGGATCGCGTGCTCGATGTCGCCGCGCTGGCGGTAGCGCATCCCGAGCTTGTGGTGGCCCTCGGCGTCGTCGGGGTTCAGCTCCACCGCGCGCGCGGCGTACTTGATCGCGTCCTCGTCGCGGTAGAGGCTGATCGCGTAGTCGGCCATGCGCTGGTAGAGCTGGCGCGCGCTCTTCGGGTCGACGGCGATGAGCTTCTCGAGCACCACGATCGCGTCCGCGATCTTGTTCTCCTGGACGAGGACGCGCTCGAGCGCGAGGTAGCTCTCGGTGTCGCCGGGCGCGAGCTCGATCACGCGGCGCAAGGTCTGCTCGCTCTCGGCGAGGTGGGTGCGGAGATGGAGCTGCACCTCGGCGAGCATGCGCCCCGCCTCGACGTCGGGCGGCTTGCCCTCGAACTTCGCCTTGAGCGGGGCGATCTGGCTGTCGAGGACGTGCTCGAAGCCCCAGAGCGTGACGATGCGCGATCGCGACTCGCGCGCGAGCAGCTTGTCGTTCGTCGCCTTCGCCTTCTCCGCGAGCTCCTGCCAGAGCACGCGCGCCTCCTTGTAGCTCTTGGAGCGCTCGAGCGCGGAGGCGAGCTGCTTCTTGTAGCCGACGTTGCTCGGCTCGAGCTGCGTCGCCTCGCGGAACGACTGGAGCGCGTCGGCGAGCATGTCGTGCTCCATGTAGACCTCACCGAGCGCGGAGAGCGCGCGCGCGCGCGGCGTGATCGTGGTGAGGATGCGCTTCCAGGTCTGGACCGCGAGCTGCTGGTTGCCGTCCTGGAAGTAGCGATCGCCGAGGTCGACGAGGTGGCCGGGGTCGTTCGTGTTGATGCCTACGATTCGGGTGAGCACCTTGAGCGAGCGCTCGTTCTCGCCGATGCGGCCGTAGAAGTCGGCGAGGCGCGAGAGCACCTCCTCGTCGTTCTGGCCGCGCGCCTCGAGCTCGACGAGGAGCTTCATCGCGCGCGTGCGATCGCCGCGCTGCATGAGCGCCTCGCACTGATCGAACACGAACTGCGGGTTGTTCGGGGCGGCGCGGATGAGCGCCTCGTACTCAGTGATCGCCTTGTCGAGCTCGCCCTGCGATTGCAGGACGCGGATCATCTTGAGGCGGAGATCGATCTGGCGCGGGTTCACCGCGAGCGCCTTCGCGTAGGTCTGGAGCGCCTTCGCGCTGTCGCCGGTCTCCTCGTAGAGCGCGCCGAGGAGCGCGAGGCGCTGGAAGTCGGTCGGGTGCTCGTCCTCGAGTTGCTTGATGAGGATCGGGAGCTGCTGATCGGCGCGGTAGATCTCGCTGATCGTCTCGTAGATCTCGGCGCGCACGGCCGCTTCCTGGCCCGCGCTCTGGAGCGCCTTCTTCAGGGTGGCGAGCGCCTCCTGGTTCTTGTGCGCCTTCGCCTGCGCCTTGCCGAGGTCCTTCAGCGCCGGCGCGAGCGCGCGGTTGTCGCCCTGCGAGGCGGCGACGAGCTCCTTGAACTCCGCCTCCGAGCGGTCGTACTCCGCGCGCTGGTACAGCTCGCGCGCGAGCTCACCTTTCACGAAGAGGCTCGTCGGCTGCATCTTCACGAGCTGCGCGTGGAAGCCCTTCGCCGCCGCCCAGTCCTTCGCGTCGAGCGCGAGCGTCATCAGCGTGCGGACGGTCTGCTCCTTGTCGGCGGGCACCGTCTGCAGCGCGAGCGCCTCTTCGTAGCGCTTGCGCGCGGCGGCGACGTCGCCGCGGTCTTGCAAGAGGCGCGCGAAGGCGAGGAGCGCGACGGGATCGGTGTTCTTGAGGCCGATCGCCTTCTCGTACGTCTTCACCGCGTCGTCGGCGCGCCCGTCGATCTTGTAGACGCCGGCGAGCGACACCGTCGCCGCGTACTGCTCGGCGCCGGCCTGCGCCGCCCTCGTCTCGAGGTCCTTCACGAGGTTGTTGAGGTTGCCGTCCTTGTCGCGATAGAGCTGCGCGAGGCGCTGGAGCGGGAACGGCGAGCCGGGCTGCGAGAGGACGATCTTCGTGTAGCGCTCGATGAGGACGGTCTGCGACTGCCCGACGTCCGGGTTGGTGGGGCCGGGCTTCGCGGGCCCCGGCTTCGCGGGGCCGGGTTTGCCGGGGCCGGGCTTGGCGGGTCCCGGCTTCGGCTTGTGGCGGCCGCGCGGATCGAAGTCCTGGCCGTGCGCGACCGGCGCGACGAGCGCGAGCGAGAGCCCGATCAGAGCGAAGAGACGACGATGTCCGCGCACCCTTCGAGCATATACGCGCGAGCCCGGAAAAGCTTGGGCCGCCTGAGCTCGGCCGTTCCCGGCGCCGCACCTCTACGCGGGCCAATTTCAGGCGACAAATCCTGCTGGGCTCGTAAGAACACGCGCCGGGCATGAACACCCATCGCTTACCGCTTCGCTTTCAGTTTCGGGTCGTCGAGCAGACGGAGCTCGATCGCACGGTCGTGGTGCGCGGGAGCGCGTGCCCCAACTGCGATCGCCCGGTGGAGGAGGACTTCAGGTTCTGCGCCGGCTGCGGCCAGAGAGCCGCCGTCGGCCGGCTCGCGCTCCACGACATCGTCCCCGACGCCTTTCACGCGCTCGTCCACGCCGACAAGAGCGTGCTCTCGCTCATGAAGGCGCTCGCGCTTCGCCCCGGCGTGGTCGCGCGCGAGTACGCGCTCGAGGGCAAGCGGAAGCGCTACTTCAACCCGTTCGCGTTCCTCGTCCTCGTCCTCGGCGTGTGCATCACGATGAATGCGCTCGTCCACCCGTACACGGCGCAGGCGCACCTGTTGCCGAGCGACGCCGACCCGGCGCTCCGCGCGATCTTCGTGCGCCAGGATCGCTTGAACCTGCTCATCGAGCGCTACCAGAACGTCGTCACGTTCGCGGCGCTCCCCATCTTCACGACGGTCTTCTGGCTCTTCTTCCGCCGTCGCAACGTGCGCTTCGCGGAGATGCTGACCGCTCAGATCTTCTTCGTCGGCTTCGTGCACGCGGTGGAGGCGCTCGTCCTCACGCCGTTCGCGCACGTGTTCCCGAACCCGCTCGCGTTCAACCTCACGCGGATCGCGTTCCAGCTCGTCTACGTCACGATCGCCTACCGGCAGTTCTTCCAGCTCGAGGGGTGGACCGGGTTCGTTCGCACCGGTCTCACGACGCTGCTCGCGTTCGCGCTGTGGGCCGGCGCTTCGATGAGCGTGATGTACCTCTACATCATGTACGGCGCGTGACGCCTCGAGCATCCGGCGCGCGTGCGTGTGCCTGCGGTCACGCGACGCGGATCGCGAGGGTGCGCTGATCGATCGGCGTACGGTATGCTCGCGCGATGACCACGCCGAAACGCGTCTTTTCCTGCATTCTCGTCGCCGCCTTTTGGCTCGCCTGCGGTGACGACGACGACGCCGCCACCGCGGGCAACGACCGAAACGCGAGCTGCACGACGCTCTGCTCCGAGGCGCAGGCCGGGAGCTGCACGTCGATCAAAGGCGACTGCGGCGCGTTCTGCTCCGCCCTCGACAGCGCGGGCCCGAAGGCGAACTGCACGGCGCAGCGGAACGCCTACCAGAGCTGCTTGAACAGCCGCCCGTCGGCGTGCCAGGCGAGCTGCAACGGCCCCGAGCGCACGTTGACGGAGTGCCTCCTGCCGTATTGCGCTCAGAACTCGAGCGACTCGGACTGCAGCGCGCTGATCGCCGCCTTGCGGTGATCGCTGTGATCGCGGGCGACTACCAGGCGGCGCGGCCGAGCTGCACCGCGGCGAACAGGAACGCGCCCGCGAGGACGGCGAAGAAGACCGCGCCGCCGCGGCCGCCGGGGAGCTCGTCGCTCCAGCGCCTCATTCCGCCGCGGGCGATCTTCCCCGCGACGAACAGGCCGCCGATCGCGAGCGCGGCCTGGACGACGAGGTTCGCCTGCGACGGGACGGGCTTCATCACGAGCGGCAAGACGGCGAAGCCGCCAGGTTGAGGAAAGACTCCGCTCAGCACCGCGGTCGTGCCGAGCCCGACGAGCCCGACGACCGCGAGCCCGACGACGAACGACATGTCCTGCGACTCGCGCACCGGCGGCTGCGCCGGCGCATAGGGCCCGCGCCGCTGCGTCGACGTCGACGACCCCGCCAACATGACACCAGGAAGCACCTGATCCACTGCCATCCGGCTCGACGACGCCGCCGACACCGAAGCCGAGCCCGCCGCCACCACCGGCCCCGCCGAGGCCGAACCGGGCCCCCGGGATGCGGCCGCCACAGCGGGCGCGAAGCGCCCCGAGTCCTCGAGGGCCGTGTCCCGGGGTGGGGGTGTCGGGGGCGAAGCCCCTGACGATGAAAGCAGCGGCGCCGTGTGCTGGCGCGGGGATTGGTACTCGGTGTCCTCGTAATGCGCGGGCGCGTCGCGGATCGTCTCGGCGGCCTTGCGTTTGAGCTCGAACGGCTCGGCTGTCGCCTTCACCGGCAGCGCGAGGTCGGGCACCTCGAAGGGGGCCGTTCCGCGGAGCGCCGCGGGCGGGATCGAGCGCCGGAGGGTGGGCTCCGGCTCGACGCCCGCGAGGACGTGGCGCATGTCGCGCGCGAGCTCGCTCGCGCTCGGGTAGCGCTGGTCGGGCGCGCGCCGCAGACAGCGCTCGACGACGCGCGCGACGTTGGGATCGATCGTGGGATCGACGTCGCGCAGGCGCTCCGCGTCCTTCGTCGCGATCGCGACGAACAGCGCCGGCGCGTCGACCGCGTCGTAGGGCAAGCGGCCGGCGAGCAGCTCGAACAGCATGATGCCGAGCGCCCAGACGTCGGTGCGCGGGTCGGCGTCGCGTGAGCCCTGCACCTGCTCCGGCGCCATGTACGCGGGCGTGCCCATCATCACCCCGACCTCGGTCGCCTTGATGTCGGGCAAGCGCACCTTCGAGATCCCGAAGTCGAGGAGCTTCGGGATCTTCTTCGTCCCCTGCGTGGCGAGGAAGACGTTCTCCGGCTTGATGTCGCGATGCACGACCCCGCGCGCGTGCGCCTCCGCGACCGCGTCGATCACGGGCACGAGGTACATCTCGATCTCTTCGAGGTTGAGCCGGCCGCCGCGGCGGTCGACGTACTTCGCGAGGTCCTCGCCGTCGAGGAGCTCCTGCACGATGAACGGCGCGCCGTCCTCGTCCTTGTCGACGTCGAGCACGTCGACGACGTTCGGGTGGCGCACGAGGTTCGCCGCGAGCGCCTCGCGGAGGAAGCGGTCGACGATCGGCGTGTTCGTCGCGTGCTCGGTGCGCAGGATCTTGATCGCGACGGTGCGCCCCGCGCGGACGTTCAGCGCGCGGTAGACGTGCCCCATCCCTCCGCTGCCCAAGAGCTCGTCGAGGCGATACTTGGAGGCGAGGACCTGTCCGACGCGACTCCCCAATGTGCCGGCAGTATAGTCCCCACGCGCATGCGTTTGCTGCGGATTCGTCGTGGTCACGGCGTCCACTCGCTCCTCCTCCTCGCCCTCGCCGTCGCCGGCTGTCGTGAGCGGCCCAAGGCGACGCCCGTCGACGCCGCTCCCGCGCTTCCGTCCGCCGTCGTCGACGTCGTGTCGAGCGCGTCGCCGGGCGGGATGGAGAGCGCGGCGGAGGCGGGCGCGCCTGCGGTCGCGGCCGACGTCGTCGACGGCGCGGCGCTGCGGGCGGCGCATCGCGCTCGGATCAAAGCGGACACGAGCGCGGTGGTCCTCCTCGAAGGAGGGGCGCCGCGCGAGCTCGGGCAGCGCCTCTGCGCGAAGGTCGTCCCCGCGCGTCCGAAGGAGACGCCGGTCCTGATCAAGCCGAACCTCGGCGGCTTCGACTGGTTCAAGGACCCCGCCACGCACGACGGCGACGACGGCGTGCGCGGGCGCACGACCGATCCCGAGTTCGTGCGCGGGATCGTCCGCTGCTTGAAGGAGCGCGGTCACACGAAGATCACGATCGCGGAGGGTTGGGACGGCACGAACGCCAACTGGAACAAGCTCGCGAAGGTGTCCGGCTACGCGAAGATGGCGGAGGAGGAGAAGGTGCCGCTCGTCGCGCTCGACGACGACGGCGTCTTCGACAAGCAGGGCGACAAGCCCGCCGAGCCGATGCGGATCGGCGGCATGGAGGGCACGAACGTCCCGACCCTCCTCGTCCCGCGCGTCGTCGCGGAGCACCTCCGCGGCGGCCTCTTCATCTCCGCGCCGAAGGTGAAGGCGCATCGCTTCGGCGTCGTCTCGCTCGCGATCAAGGGGATGCAAGGAACGGTCATGACCTCCGACGGCAGGCCGGCGATGCATCAGAAGAAGGTGATGCACAAGGAGATCTCCGCCGCGCTCCAGCTCCTCGCCACCGATCGCGTCGAAGGCCAGAAGGCCTACCTCTCGTCGCTCGAGGTGTTCGCCGAGCGGATGGTCGACGTCCTCGAGATCGAGGCCCCCGACGTCGTGCTCGCCGAGGGCGCGCCGGCGATGGGCGGCGACGGCTTCGGCAAGCGCTGGCCCTCCGCCGAGAACGTCGCGATCGGCGGGACGAACCCGATCCTCGTCGATCGCGTCGGCGCGCAGCTCCTCGGCCTCTGGGACAACGCCGACCTCGCCGCGAAGCTCGGCGGGCACCGCACGTCGCCGCTCATCACCGCCGCGGCGAAGCGGTTCGAGGTCGATCTCGAGGCGGTGAAGATCGAGGGCGACGGCGCGGCGCTGCTCGACGCGGGCAAGAAGCGGCCCGTCCACTTCGTCTCGATGAACGGCTTCGAGCTGCACTCCGACCCGAGCCCGCGTCCGGTCGCGCACGCCGTCCACGTGACCGGCGCGGTGGAGGAGGCGTGGAAGACGGCGCCGCCGGTCGCGTTCACGACGGACTGGTCCGGCGCGGAGGCGGGCATCCGCACGGAGGTGCGGTTCGCGTGGAACAAAGATGCGCTCTACACGCAATGGAAGCTCGAGGGCGCCGGCCTCGACGTGGACACGACGCGCCCGATCGAGACGGAGCGGACGAAGCTCTACGAGGAGGACTGCGTCGAGCTCTTCGTCGGGCCGGACGCGACCAACCTCGATCGCTACTTCGAGATCGAGCTCGGACCGCGCGGGCACTTCTTCGATCTCGAGATCGACCGCGGGAAGAAGCTCTCCGTCGAGCAGCAGATCGCGTGGTCGAGCAAGCCCACCATCACGACGAAGGTCGACGAGGCGGCCCGCACGGCGACGATCGAGGCGACGCTGCGCGCGCCCGAGATCGTGGGCGCGCTCTCGGCGGGCGCGACCTTGCCGCTCGCGCTCTACCGCATGGAAGGCAAGGCGCCGCGGAGGTACCTCGCGTGGAGCCCGACGCGCACGCCGAAGCCGAACTTCCACGTCCCGAGCGCGTTCGGCCGCCTCGTCCTGGATCCGTAGCGGAGCGCCCGGCGCGCTCAATCGGAGTGCTCGGCGGCGACGAGGCCGTCGAGGTGGGCGACGTCGTTCCAGGAGTGGAGGCGGTGGCGACCGCGGCCGTCGCGCTCCACGAGCGTGAGCCCCGTGTTCGCGACGCCGGCGAGGGCGCGGAGGCCCTCGGCGTTCACGCCGAGGAGGCGCGCGACCCAGCTCTTGATCGAGCCGCCGTGCGAGACGAGCAGGACGCGTGAGCCGTCGGCGTGCCGCGCGGCGATGCGCGAGACCGCGCGCTCCACCCGCGCCGCGAGCTCCGCGTAGGTCTCGCCGCCGCCGCGGCGCACGTCGAGGCCGTGCTCCCACGCCGCCCACTCCTCGGGGTAGAGGCGCGCGATCTCGTCGTAGCCCTTTCCGGTCCAGAGGCCGACGTCGACCTCGCGGAGGTCCTCGTCGAGCGTGACCGTCATCCCGCACGCCTCGGCGACATAGCGCGCGGTGTCGGCCGCGCGCTCGAGGTCGCTCGCGTAGATCGCCTCCGGCGGCGCGTGCCGGAGGCGCTCCGCGAGGCGCTGCGCCTGCGCGCGTCCGAGGCGGTTGAGGCCGCTGCCGCCCTGGCCCTGGAAGACCCGCCGCGCGTTGTCCGCGGTCTCGCCGTGGCGGGCCAGCTGAATGAGCAGAGCCATTCCGGGAGGTTAGCCGCTTTGGAAAAGCTTGCGACCTTCGGCCGGGACGACTAGTTTCCGTCCTCCCCCGGAGAAGAACCATGGCGCGCGTCACCGTCGAAGATTGCCTGGAGCGTGAAGAGAACCGTTTCGCGCTCGTGATTCTGGCCGCCCGCCGGACCCGCCAGCTCATGAAGGGCTCGGGCGCGCTCGTTCACTCCAAGAACAAGGCCGCCGTCACCGCCCTCCGCGAGATCGCCGCGGGCAAGGTCCACTTCGATCGCACGAGCAACTCGGCGGTCGAGGATTGGATCGAGACGATGGCGAAGTCCGGCCTCTATTAATAGAGAGTGAGAGACCGCGAGCTCGAAGCCGGCGCCGCGGCGCACTTCGAGGATCCCGCGTACTACGCGCAGGCCTACGCGCGTCGTCGTGACGACGTCGTGTACTACCGCGCGCTCGCGGAGGAGCACGGCGCGGTGCTCGAGCACGGCATCGGCAACGGCCGCATCGCGATCCCGATCGCGCAGGCGGGGGTGGAGGTCGTCGGCGTCGACGCGTCGCGCCCGATGCTCGCGGACCTGCGCGCGCGGCTCCGGCGCGAGCCCGTCGCGGTGCGGCGGCGCGTGACGGCGAAGCACGGCGACCTCCGGAAGGTGAAGCTCGGCCGTCGCTTCCCGCTCGTCATCTGCCCGTTCAACACCGCGCTCCATCTCTACGATCGCGCCGACGTCGAGCAGTGGCTCGCGCGCGTGAGGGAGCACCTCGCGCCGCGCGGCGAGCTCGTCTTCGACGTCGCGATGCCG
It includes:
- a CDS encoding protein kinase, with product MGSRVGQVLASKYRLDELLGSGGMGHVYRALNVRAGRTVAIKILRTEHATNTPIVDRFLREALAANLVRHPNVVDVLDVDKDEDGAPFIVQELLDGEDLAKYVDRRGGRLNLEEIEMYLVPVIDAVAEAHARGVVHRDIKPENVFLATQGTKKIPKLLDFGISKVRLPDIKATEVGVMMGTPAYMAPEQVQGSRDADPRTDVWALGIMLFELLAGRLPYDAVDAPALFVAIATKDAERLRDVDPTIDPNVARVVERCLRRAPDQRYPSASELARDMRHVLAGVEPEPTLRRSIPPAALRGTAPFEVPDLALPVKATAEPFELKRKAAETIRDAPAHYEDTEYQSPRQHTAPLLSSSGASPPTPPPRDTALEDSGRFAPAVAAASRGPGSASAGPVVAAGSASVSAASSSRMAVDQVLPGVMLAGSSTSTQRRGPYAPAQPPVRESQDMSFVVGLAVVGLVGLGTTAVLSGVFPQPGGFAVLPLVMKPVPSQANLVVQAALAIGGLFVAGKIARGGMRRWSDELPGGRGGAVFFAVLAGAFLFAAVQLGRAAW
- the tsaD gene encoding tRNA (adenosine(37)-N6)-threonylcarbamoyltransferase complex transferase subunit TsaD translates to MLVLGIESSCDETGVAIVDETGRVLADVVQSQVDLHAPYGGVIPELASRDHLKNLGPVLHDALAKAGVGLDRIDGLAVTNRPGLVGALLVGVQAAKGLAWATGIPLVGVDHLVGHLGAVFLRRGAESDGAGASAEEPPAFPFVALLASGGHTAIYRVDGPLAKDVRELGATRDDAAGEAFDKVAKLLGLGYPGGPVIDRLAKKGNASAVPLSLPMGHTRTLEMSFSGIKTQVAAIVREKPPRSEQELADLCASFQSAVTSVLAKKLLAAARAERLRPESPDVRTVVIGGGVAANSELRARVAALAAEHGMRAVLPELASCTDNAAMIAWAGIARLRAGERDGLDLVATSQTALPRTTRKGRGAR
- a CDS encoding DUF3667 domain-containing protein, yielding MNTHRLPLRFQFRVVEQTELDRTVVVRGSACPNCDRPVEEDFRFCAGCGQRAAVGRLALHDIVPDAFHALVHADKSVLSLMKALALRPGVVAREYALEGKRKRYFNPFAFLVLVLGVCITMNALVHPYTAQAHLLPSDADPALRAIFVRQDRLNLLIERYQNVVTFAALPIFTTVFWLFFRRRNVRFAEMLTAQIFFVGFVHAVEALVLTPFAHVFPNPLAFNLTRIAFQLVYVTIAYRQFFQLEGWTGFVRTGLTTLLAFALWAGASMSVMYLYIMYGA
- a CDS encoding HEAT repeat domain-containing protein, with the translated sequence MRGHRRLFALIGLSLALVAPVAHGQDFDPRGRHKPKPGPAKPGPGKPGPAKPGPAKPGPTNPDVGQSQTVLIERYTKIVLSQPGSPFPLQRLAQLYRDKDGNLNNLVKDLETRAAQAGAEQYAATVSLAGVYKIDGRADDAVKTYEKAIGLKNTDPVALLAFARLLQDRGDVAAARKRYEEALALQTVPADKEQTVRTLMTLALDAKDWAAAKGFHAQLVKMQPTSLFVKGELARELYQRAEYDRSEAEFKELVAASQGDNRALAPALKDLGKAQAKAHKNQEALATLKKALQSAGQEAAVRAEIYETISEIYRADQQLPILIKQLEDEHPTDFQRLALLGALYEETGDSAKALQTYAKALAVNPRQIDLRLKMIRVLQSQGELDKAITEYEALIRAAPNNPQFVFDQCEALMQRGDRTRAMKLLVELEARGQNDEEVLSRLADFYGRIGENERSLKVLTRIVGINTNDPGHLVDLGDRYFQDGNQQLAVQTWKRILTTITPRARALSALGEVYMEHDMLADALQSFREATQLEPSNVGYKKQLASALERSKSYKEARVLWQELAEKAKATNDKLLARESRSRIVTLWGFEHVLDSQIAPLKAKFEGKPPDVEAGRMLAEVQLHLRTHLAESEQTLRRVIELAPGDTESYLALERVLVQENKIADAIVVLEKLIAVDPKSARQLYQRMADYAISLYRDEDAIKYAARAVELNPDDAEGHHKLGMRYRQRGDIEHAILEFRAAIAKNDRLFPVYLELADLLLSKGQTDEADRLFRRVLRGAPDEELVSRAARLSMQINLGKGTLESLEQELLPLAIGNPQKKIYRRLLVEIYGNLTFALVQRVRHGSGKDAEDAKAALARIGGRAVKPLLDALADGDAGQQRIAIDVLGYVQNKNASTALFTFATGQGEGPLRTRAMLACGALKDPALLPKYEGLLFPREGGGDAMASDTVARAASWAVARLGDRRAIPLLKRVAQKGSPDMRAFAVLGLGALKDKPSVPIVAQTAKSLEAGGAARAAAAYALGEMDATSEVTSLVTIAEDSDPLPRQMALLAIGRMSARAGKAEALGGKASLHAMTDAVFAGEGESARARRSSDSLRQAATAALVMVATKTAGDGLSAGVPAPDDDVEAETTLDQLVPKNLPAKDRAAALVAFSESLERSATGALATSTERARAVLDAMGTREGTLEPFLFAAEDTPDLAAARAKVKAISAAIEPSVVALSRHPDPSVRMKAIVLLARSKSEAASSAIARAVTDSSDAVQRVALSSIGTSAERRPDTAAVAAASKVMRSHESWAMRVLAAQALGRLGGAEATKALKEAATKEPYALVREAALVALSSYDKNEAAALATQMATHDAEPRVRETATRIRSR